One genomic region from Actinocatenispora thailandica encodes:
- a CDS encoding DUF4397 domain-containing protein, whose translation MTFSHLRRIGMAAAMLVAGAAAGVAVVTPASAAEDSSVSVVHGIPGQPVDVYVNGKKTLSNFQPTKVAGPLSLPAGSYDVALTKPGGSVDSPIIENKSLAVPGGKNLSLVAHLTADGKPALTPFVNDTSMIKPGMARLVVRHTAAAPAVDVRADGKVAFADLTNPKQASADLPAGSVKADVVLAGTNTVAIGPQTLNLQAGTETIVYAIGSAKDKSLALVAQNLTGLGEAPGGMPAGTGGQAASGGSGWWFAGAGAGLVLLIVGMALMLSRRPHPVSRH comes from the coding sequence ATGACCTTCTCGCACCTACGGCGAATCGGCATGGCTGCCGCCATGTTGGTCGCGGGAGCCGCAGCTGGAGTAGCAGTGGTCACACCGGCCTCAGCGGCCGAGGATTCCAGCGTGTCGGTCGTGCACGGCATTCCGGGCCAGCCGGTCGACGTCTATGTCAACGGCAAGAAGACGCTGAGCAACTTCCAACCGACGAAGGTCGCCGGGCCGCTGTCGCTTCCGGCAGGCAGCTACGACGTGGCATTGACCAAACCAGGCGGATCGGTGGACTCGCCGATCATCGAGAACAAGTCGCTGGCCGTGCCCGGCGGCAAGAACCTCAGCCTGGTCGCACATCTGACCGCGGACGGCAAGCCGGCCCTGACACCGTTCGTCAACGACACCAGCATGATCAAGCCGGGGATGGCACGGCTGGTGGTCCGGCACACTGCCGCGGCACCCGCCGTGGATGTTCGCGCCGACGGCAAGGTGGCTTTCGCCGACCTCACGAACCCCAAGCAGGCGTCCGCAGACCTGCCCGCCGGAAGTGTCAAGGCCGACGTGGTCCTGGCCGGCACCAACACCGTCGCCATCGGCCCGCAAACGCTGAACCTGCAGGCCGGAACCGAAACGATCGTGTACGCGATCGGCTCCGCCAAGGACAAGTCGCTCGCTCTGGTCGCTCAGAACCTCACCGGCCTGGGTGAGGCACCGGGTGGAATGCCGGCCGGAACGGGCGGACAGGCCGCATCCGGTGGATCCGGCTGGTGGTTCGCCGGCGCTGGCGCGGGGCTGGTGCTGCTGATCGTCGGGATGGCGTTGATGCTCTCGCGCCGGCCGCACCCGGTCTCCCGGCACTGA
- a CDS encoding RNA polymerase sigma factor has protein sequence MISAGDAGDSPDPLPSQFRDGADGALRAVFDRYGPAVWRLARSVLPTATDAEDVLQATFVSAWQARESYDPARGSLLTWLLAIARRRSIDQLRARRRHERVMTVEAALSPSDAGRADGVDGIVDRLVMADEIRQLPPEQQRLVHLAFFDDLSHQQIAQRTGLPLGTVKSRLRRAMSRLKDRWEVSRVPPQQRQADTHRLG, from the coding sequence GTGATCTCTGCCGGTGATGCCGGGGATTCCCCTGACCCGCTGCCAAGCCAGTTCCGCGATGGAGCTGACGGGGCACTGCGTGCTGTGTTCGACCGGTACGGACCGGCCGTCTGGCGGTTGGCACGGTCGGTGCTTCCCACCGCGACCGACGCCGAGGACGTGCTTCAGGCAACCTTCGTGTCGGCCTGGCAGGCTCGCGAGTCGTACGATCCGGCGCGGGGGAGTCTGCTGACGTGGCTGTTGGCGATCGCGCGGCGTCGGTCCATCGACCAACTCCGTGCCCGTCGGCGGCACGAGCGGGTGATGACGGTCGAGGCGGCGCTGAGCCCGTCCGACGCGGGTCGCGCCGACGGGGTGGATGGCATCGTCGACCGTTTGGTGATGGCGGACGAGATCAGGCAGCTTCCACCCGAGCAGCAACGGCTGGTGCACCTCGCGTTCTTCGACGACCTGAGCCATCAGCAGATCGCGCAGCGGACCGGTTTGCCGCTGGGCACTGTCAAGAGTCGACTTCGGCGTGCCATGTCGAGGTTGAAGGACCGCTGGGAGGTGAGCCGTGTCCCACCCCAGCAGCGACAAGCTGACACTCATCGCCTTGGGTGA
- a CDS encoding anti-sigma factor — MSHPSSDKLTLIALGEPDDGSVARHVRDCDRCADELASLRKVTDLARASRDDQELPEPPAGMWERIAEQTGVAPRLALAPDPGTGSLAGVAPPSRSRPRRRWALTAAAVVAAIVLGAGVTVGAQQLRSAGTSVVATASLVPTTAAPAQARGEVSVVSRSGKKSLKVSLKGMPETSGLYEVWLFDGHATMIPVGVLNNGSVELPVPTSISLGRFSIVDVSLQRVGQAAHGQSMLRGRLRE; from the coding sequence GTGTCCCACCCCAGCAGCGACAAGCTGACACTCATCGCCTTGGGTGAGCCCGATGACGGTTCCGTGGCCCGACACGTGCGTGACTGTGATCGCTGTGCCGATGAACTTGCCAGCCTCCGCAAGGTCACTGATCTCGCCCGCGCAAGCCGTGATGATCAGGAGCTTCCCGAGCCTCCGGCCGGGATGTGGGAGCGCATCGCCGAGCAGACCGGCGTCGCACCCAGGCTTGCCCTGGCGCCGGATCCCGGAACTGGATCGCTGGCCGGCGTGGCGCCGCCATCTCGCTCCCGACCTCGCCGTCGCTGGGCCTTGACGGCAGCGGCCGTCGTCGCCGCGATCGTGCTCGGCGCGGGCGTGACAGTGGGCGCGCAGCAACTGCGTAGCGCGGGCACCTCGGTGGTGGCGACTGCGTCGCTGGTGCCCACCACCGCCGCGCCAGCGCAAGCTCGCGGCGAGGTGAGCGTCGTGTCGCGTTCGGGGAAGAAGAGCCTGAAGGTGTCGTTGAAGGGCATGCCCGAGACTTCGGGCCTGTACGAGGTCTGGTTGTTCGACGGGCATGCCACGATGATTCCCGTCGGCGTGCTCAACAACGGTAGCGTCGAGCTTCCGGTCCCTACCTCCATCTCGCTGGGCCGGTTCTCGATCGTGGATGTCTCGCTGCAACGAGTCGGTCAGGCCGCGCACGGTCAGAGCATGCTGCGTGGTCGGTTGCGGGAGTGA
- a CDS encoding FAD-dependent oxidoreductase codes for MMAARRSCVIVGAGPGGLLLGYLLARAGVPVTVLETHRDFDRDFRGDSLHPYTLELFDQLGLAGQLLQLPHHQARYFRFHTPSGSVTTADYGKLDTPFNYVALMPQARFLQFLAAEAVRWPNFELRMGCRARGLLEHQAAILGVELGSGAPLYADLVVAADGRYSRMRRAAGMKTTRLGATTDLLWFRLPRHDQDPPDADVDLFFGRHQYVGLLGGPDSWQVGVSLPKGGYPALRDAGVATVRDVVAGQVPWLADRVQLLTGFDQTTLLSVDISRLQRWWRPGLLFIGDAAHVISPVGGNGILMAVQDAVTAANLLAPPLAHHAVTDEGLDRVQRRREPALRRVQAAQVRVERRSARARRAGRPLLPTRLLRAVTAVPGARARAARANAYGPQAPTLASWILEGLGSCPTAPLHGGSEGRQADQPRSSAEAP; via the coding sequence ATGATGGCCGCGCGACGTTCCTGCGTCATCGTCGGCGCCGGGCCGGGCGGGTTGCTGCTGGGCTACCTGCTGGCGCGCGCCGGCGTACCCGTCACGGTGCTGGAGACCCACCGCGACTTCGATCGCGACTTTCGCGGCGACTCGCTACACCCCTACACGCTGGAGCTGTTCGACCAGCTCGGCCTTGCCGGCCAGCTGTTGCAGCTGCCCCATCACCAGGCGCGGTACTTCCGATTCCACACCCCGTCCGGCTCGGTGACCACGGCCGACTACGGGAAGCTCGACACACCATTCAACTACGTGGCGCTGATGCCGCAAGCCCGATTTCTCCAGTTCCTCGCCGCCGAGGCCGTCCGCTGGCCGAACTTCGAGCTGCGGATGGGATGTCGAGCGCGTGGACTGCTCGAACACCAAGCCGCCATCCTTGGTGTCGAGCTGGGCAGCGGTGCACCGTTGTATGCGGACCTCGTCGTTGCCGCCGACGGCCGGTACTCCCGGATGCGGCGCGCGGCCGGCATGAAGACGACCAGGCTTGGCGCCACCACCGACCTGTTGTGGTTCCGGTTGCCGCGGCACGACCAGGATCCACCCGATGCCGATGTGGACCTGTTCTTCGGCCGACACCAGTACGTCGGTCTGCTGGGCGGTCCGGACAGCTGGCAGGTGGGAGTCAGCCTGCCCAAAGGCGGATACCCGGCGCTGCGGGACGCGGGAGTGGCGACAGTCCGAGACGTGGTCGCAGGTCAGGTCCCATGGCTTGCCGACCGCGTCCAGCTACTGACCGGCTTCGACCAGACCACCTTGTTGTCGGTCGACATCAGCCGACTGCAGCGGTGGTGGCGGCCCGGGCTGCTGTTCATCGGCGATGCCGCCCATGTGATCTCCCCGGTCGGCGGCAACGGAATCCTGATGGCCGTGCAGGACGCCGTGACCGCCGCCAACCTGCTGGCCCCGCCGCTGGCTCACCATGCCGTCACCGACGAGGGCCTCGACAGGGTCCAGCGCCGACGCGAGCCGGCGCTGCGGCGCGTGCAGGCGGCACAGGTACGGGTCGAACGCCGCTCGGCCCGCGCCCGTCGCGCCGGCCGGCCGCTGTTGCCCACACGCCTGTTGCGTGCGGTGACCGCGGTTCCCGGCGCCCGCGCCCGAGCCGCCAGGGCCAACGCCTACGGCCCGCAGGCACCGACGCTCGCGTCATGGATTCTCGAGGGGTTGGGGTCGTGCCCAACGGCACCGCTCCACGGGGGAAGCGAGGGACGCCAGGCGGACCAGCCCAGGTCGTCGGCGGAGGCGCCGTGA
- a CDS encoding nitroreductase family deazaflavin-dependent oxidoreductase: MRRFAHRFYLARIASYKLGVSMNPLRDEIVTTNRKMIERILADPPGQLHRDACALRVLETVGRLSGRPHRTPVGLLEHDGQRYLVCPDRNRDWPANLRARPRCLLAAGSQRIEYRTTPIDDDEAARAVAAYLSATAQPWVSAAFPVHDGASLAQIAAAMPQMAVFRLSPPANGRP; the protein is encoded by the coding sequence ATGCGTCGATTTGCGCATCGATTTTATCTAGCTAGAATAGCTAGCTACAAACTGGGGGTGTCGATGAACCCACTGCGCGACGAGATCGTCACGACCAACCGGAAGATGATCGAGCGAATACTGGCCGACCCACCGGGTCAGCTTCACCGCGACGCCTGCGCTCTTCGCGTACTCGAGACCGTCGGCCGGCTCAGCGGGCGTCCGCACCGCACCCCGGTCGGACTGCTGGAGCACGACGGACAGCGCTACCTGGTCTGCCCGGACCGGAACCGAGACTGGCCGGCCAACCTACGCGCCCGGCCACGGTGCCTGCTTGCGGCCGGGTCGCAACGCATCGAGTACCGCACGACGCCCATCGACGACGACGAGGCAGCCCGCGCCGTCGCGGCGTACCTGTCGGCCACGGCGCAGCCGTGGGTGAGCGCGGCGTTCCCGGTGCACGACGGCGCCAGCCTCGCCCAGATCGCCGCGGCGATGCCGCAGATGGCGGTGTTCCGACTGTCCCCACCAGCCAATGGGCGGCCATGA
- a CDS encoding FAD-dependent oxidoreductase, which produces MAPSTGSAALAGFSRLVGRALGVRRRLQIQPSASRHPGGPVGSVLVIGGGIAGMSAAVVMAERGFPVMVWEQAPQLGGRLCAVPHTLPDGTEQPIDHGFHGFFRQYYNWRAVLSRIDPDGGLLQPLGSYPVVSSRFPDEQFDALPPTPPVSIAALVARSPSLRLGELRHANQDLARELLAYHGSGTPRRLDRLSARDFLAELGLPDRARAMLFNVFAHSFFNDAGSMSAAELVAMFHFYFLANPEGLGMDAPRADYQTAIWTPLQRYAQRHRVEFEFGRSVTRLEHTAAGRWRGHAGAESIEVDRVVLAADARSAGSILAASPEITERDPRLRAAATAPFVGPPYAVARYWLSGEVGADRAVFTSIGDAQELDSITLYHRFDPHARRWHERTGGAVVELHAYACNRNADSEHVADTMLSELTDLWPEVAASSVVHRRCRIGHDAAGFPVGRGAQRPGTRTALPGLELAGDWVGSPVPAALMERAALTGIRAANQILTCYGHPVEPIWSVPTRGLLGARAGSRR; this is translated from the coding sequence ATGGCGCCGTCGACCGGTTCCGCCGCACTCGCCGGCTTCTCGCGCCTCGTAGGGCGCGCGCTCGGCGTGCGGCGCCGGCTGCAGATCCAACCCTCCGCCTCCCGCCACCCGGGCGGCCCGGTCGGGTCGGTGCTGGTGATCGGTGGCGGCATTGCCGGGATGTCCGCTGCGGTGGTGATGGCCGAACGCGGATTTCCGGTCATGGTCTGGGAACAGGCACCGCAGCTCGGTGGCCGCCTCTGCGCCGTGCCGCACACGCTGCCCGACGGGACGGAACAGCCGATCGATCACGGGTTCCATGGCTTCTTCCGGCAGTACTACAACTGGCGCGCCGTCCTGTCGCGCATCGACCCCGACGGCGGCCTGCTGCAGCCGCTGGGTAGCTATCCGGTGGTGTCCTCCCGCTTCCCGGACGAGCAGTTCGACGCGCTACCGCCGACACCGCCGGTCAGCATCGCCGCGCTGGTGGCGCGATCGCCGAGCCTGCGCCTGGGTGAGCTGCGGCACGCCAACCAGGACCTGGCTCGGGAGCTGCTCGCCTACCACGGTTCCGGCACCCCGCGACGGCTGGATCGGTTGAGCGCACGGGATTTCCTCGCCGAACTCGGGCTGCCGGACCGGGCTCGCGCCATGCTGTTCAACGTGTTCGCGCACTCCTTCTTCAACGACGCCGGCAGCATGTCGGCAGCCGAACTGGTGGCGATGTTCCACTTCTACTTCCTGGCCAACCCGGAGGGCCTGGGGATGGACGCGCCACGGGCCGACTACCAGACCGCGATCTGGACTCCCCTGCAGCGGTACGCGCAGCGGCACCGGGTCGAGTTCGAGTTCGGCCGCTCGGTCACCCGCCTCGAGCACACGGCCGCCGGCAGGTGGCGTGGGCACGCCGGCGCCGAGAGCATCGAGGTGGACCGCGTCGTACTGGCGGCCGATGCCCGGTCGGCCGGCTCGATCCTCGCCGCCTCCCCGGAGATCACCGAACGCGACCCGCGGCTGCGCGCCGCGGCCACCGCACCGTTCGTCGGCCCGCCGTACGCGGTGGCGAGGTACTGGTTGTCCGGGGAGGTCGGCGCCGACCGCGCCGTGTTCACCAGCATCGGTGACGCGCAGGAGCTGGACTCGATCACGCTCTACCATCGTTTCGATCCGCACGCCCGGCGCTGGCACGAGCGCACCGGCGGGGCAGTGGTGGAACTGCACGCCTACGCCTGCAACCGGAACGCCGACAGCGAACACGTCGCCGACACCATGTTGTCGGAGTTGACCGACCTGTGGCCGGAGGTCGCCGCTTCGTCGGTGGTTCATCGCCGTTGCCGGATCGGCCACGACGCCGCCGGCTTCCCCGTCGGTCGTGGCGCGCAGCGACCGGGCACCAGAACCGCGCTGCCCGGCCTGGAGCTGGCCGGCGACTGGGTCGGCTCGCCCGTGCCGGCCGCGCTGATGGAACGCGCGGCGCTGACCGGGATCCGGGCGGCCAACCAGATCCTCACCTGCTACGGCCACCCGGTGGAACCGATCTGGTCGGTACCCACCCGAGGGTTGCTCGGCGCCCGCGCCGGGTCGCGCCGGTGA
- a CDS encoding phosphotransferase family protein: protein MTEGDWRDGGFRQRRPSAETLAWVAASMGAGSRVVGHRRLTGGVCSAVHRLTVERRGRRTFVVLRQYPGGLGLQATVQREIANLRVVAGSGIPVPSVLASDVSGASTGGAPSLLMTRLAGHVDLSPADPRSWLTRIAELAASLHSLDLPARPFRPWTDSWIAPLDGFRVPAGARKPAVWKAAFDAMAAPPPKDTAVFLHGDFLPVNMLWSRGRITGLTDWNGVHRGSRAIDVGQCRRYLAALHSPEWAEQLRSRYESIAGVALDPWWDLYALLHYDDSQPKWIRGQVAGRRPVDVSGMASRVEVAVETALRRLG from the coding sequence ATGACCGAAGGCGACTGGAGGGACGGCGGGTTCAGGCAGCGTCGCCCCTCCGCGGAAACCCTCGCCTGGGTTGCGGCGTCGATGGGAGCGGGCAGTCGCGTCGTCGGCCATCGCCGGCTGACCGGTGGCGTCTGCTCCGCCGTGCATCGGCTGACCGTCGAGCGGCGTGGAAGGCGAACGTTCGTCGTGCTGCGACAGTATCCGGGCGGGCTTGGCCTGCAGGCGACCGTGCAGCGGGAGATCGCCAACCTGCGGGTGGTGGCGGGAAGCGGGATCCCGGTGCCGAGCGTCCTCGCTTCCGACGTTTCCGGCGCATCGACGGGCGGGGCGCCATCGTTGCTGATGACCCGGTTGGCAGGGCACGTGGACCTCAGCCCGGCCGACCCTCGGTCCTGGCTGACGAGGATCGCGGAGCTCGCCGCGTCACTGCATTCCCTCGATCTGCCCGCGAGGCCGTTCCGGCCGTGGACGGATTCGTGGATCGCTCCTCTCGATGGTTTCCGGGTGCCGGCCGGTGCACGGAAGCCGGCCGTGTGGAAGGCGGCGTTCGATGCCATGGCGGCGCCGCCGCCGAAGGACACCGCCGTCTTCCTGCACGGCGATTTCCTGCCGGTCAACATGCTGTGGTCGCGCGGCAGGATCACCGGGCTGACCGACTGGAACGGCGTCCACCGGGGATCGCGCGCGATCGACGTCGGGCAGTGTCGGCGATACCTTGCGGCACTCCACTCGCCCGAGTGGGCCGAGCAGCTTCGGTCGCGGTACGAGTCGATCGCCGGGGTGGCCCTCGATCCGTGGTGGGACCTGTATGCCCTGCTGCATTACGACGACAGCCAGCCGAAGTGGATCCGTGGTCAGGTCGCCGGGCGCCGTCCGGTCGACGTGTCCGGCATGGCTTCCCGGGTCGAGGTCGCCGTGGAGACAGCACTACGGCGCCTCGGATGA
- a CDS encoding SDR family NAD(P)-dependent oxidoreductase, whose protein sequence is MSDPFTTPFGATSTAAEVIAGVDLTDHRAIVTGGSSGLGIETARALAGAGAAVTLAVRDIAAGQQVAEDLATTTGNKQVSAAPLDLADQTSVAAFVSAWRGPLHILVNNAGIMAPPLLRTVQGWEMQFATNHLGHFALAVGLHRALAAAGAARIVAVSSVGHINGNVDFDDLNFDRRPYDPWLAYGQSKTANVLFAIEAAKRWAADGITANALNPGRITGTNLSRHIGDIANAPASFEPTSTDVSWKTIEQGAATSVLLAGSPLVAGVTGRYFEDCQEAGPNQPGVRRGVAAYALDPEAATRLWQVSTELIHPTIR, encoded by the coding sequence ATGTCCGATCCATTCACCACACCGTTCGGGGCCACGTCGACGGCCGCCGAGGTCATCGCCGGAGTCGACCTGACAGATCACCGCGCGATCGTGACCGGCGGGTCGTCCGGTCTTGGCATCGAGACGGCGCGCGCGCTCGCCGGCGCCGGAGCGGCCGTCACCCTTGCCGTGCGCGACATCGCCGCCGGCCAGCAGGTCGCCGAGGACCTGGCCACGACCACCGGCAACAAGCAGGTCTCGGCCGCGCCATTGGATCTGGCCGACCAGACATCGGTGGCCGCATTCGTGTCGGCCTGGCGCGGGCCACTGCACATCCTCGTCAACAACGCCGGGATCATGGCGCCCCCGCTGTTGCGGACCGTCCAGGGCTGGGAGATGCAGTTCGCGACCAACCACCTCGGCCACTTCGCCCTCGCGGTCGGCCTGCACCGGGCCCTGGCCGCGGCCGGTGCTGCCCGGATCGTGGCCGTCAGTTCGGTCGGGCACATCAACGGCAACGTCGACTTCGACGACCTCAACTTCGATCGCCGGCCGTACGACCCGTGGCTGGCCTACGGACAGTCGAAGACGGCCAACGTCCTGTTCGCCATCGAGGCAGCGAAGCGGTGGGCGGCGGACGGGATCACGGCCAACGCGCTGAACCCGGGCCGGATCACCGGCACCAACCTGAGCCGGCACATCGGCGACATCGCGAATGCGCCGGCATCGTTCGAACCGACCAGCACCGACGTGTCGTGGAAGACCATCGAACAGGGCGCCGCGACCTCGGTGCTGCTCGCGGGGTCACCGCTGGTGGCCGGTGTCACCGGACGGTACTTCGAGGACTGCCAGGAGGCGGGCCCGAACCAGCCCGGCGTACGCCGCGGCGTCGCCGCCTACGCGCTCGATCCGGAGGCCGCCACCCGACTCTGGCAAGTCTCCACCGAACTGATCCACCCCACGATCCGCTGA
- a CDS encoding phosphatase PAP2 family protein produces MRRHEALSWLTLYLERHGMAADRSLFWDINQLSAHTGWAHGFMAAYALWGGLACLATIWVVCGLLARRRDDGFASIATVALTGLATVLALLVNQVVGPLVDRPRPFVAMPHVLLLLSHSADPSFPSDHAVMAGAFAAGLLVASRRWGAVAAVLAVFLAFARVYCGVHYPLDVAGGLLIGAAVAALVIGVARNLVVRLLVALARTPLRPMITAAPVRPAVGVAQRYPSTPDDRRAPVGPASHAARGDQPSATVSRRAEPGGVDVTTTADLPGPGRYR; encoded by the coding sequence GTGCGCCGACACGAAGCACTGAGCTGGCTCACCCTCTACCTCGAAAGGCATGGCATGGCAGCAGACCGCAGCCTGTTCTGGGACATCAACCAGCTGTCGGCGCACACCGGATGGGCGCATGGATTCATGGCCGCCTACGCCCTCTGGGGTGGCCTGGCCTGTCTCGCCACGATCTGGGTGGTCTGTGGGTTGCTGGCCCGGCGTCGCGACGACGGGTTCGCATCGATCGCCACGGTGGCCCTGACCGGTCTGGCCACGGTGCTCGCACTGCTGGTCAACCAGGTTGTCGGCCCCTTGGTCGACCGGCCCCGACCGTTCGTGGCGATGCCGCACGTGCTGCTGCTGTTGAGTCACTCGGCCGACCCGTCGTTCCCCTCCGACCATGCGGTCATGGCCGGAGCGTTCGCCGCCGGGCTGCTGGTGGCCTCGCGCAGGTGGGGTGCCGTTGCCGCGGTGCTGGCGGTGTTCCTGGCCTTCGCGCGGGTCTACTGCGGGGTCCACTACCCGCTGGATGTCGCTGGTGGGCTGCTGATCGGCGCCGCGGTCGCGGCACTGGTCATCGGTGTCGCCCGCAACCTGGTGGTACGGCTGCTGGTGGCGCTGGCCCGCACACCGTTGCGGCCGATGATCACCGCGGCGCCGGTTCGTCCGGCCGTCGGCGTCGCGCAGCGATACCCGTCGACTCCGGACGACCGGCGGGCTCCGGTCGGGCCGGCCTCGCACGCCGCTCGCGGCGACCAGCCGAGCGCCACCGTGTCGCGGCGTGCCGAGCCCGGCGGGGTCGACGTGACCACGACCGCTGACCTGCCGGGTCCGGGCCGATACCGGTGA
- a CDS encoding MFS transporter, with translation MPVGADDAEVRGAVTAGPDPSLPPATRRRQVRPLYAAGFVTAFGAHSVAANLGGYTHAGHASLLTLGVLLAVYDGAEVVLKPVFGALTDRIGPLPVLLAGLAGFWLACIAVAATGAPALVGVARLGQGASVAAFSPAAGTLLARLRPAGSRGRTFGGYGAAKGLGYTLGPLLGGLLVWLGGYRILFAALGLLAAAVCLWAALTVRAVPPLPRHRATLADAVRAFARPGFLVPTVTLAAATAALSTGVGFLPVRGAALGPLVTGGMVALLSATATVVQPYAGRLHDAGRLPAAAGMALGVGLAAAGYVGAGWLPPVAGLPVAALLIGLGTGLATTLGFTALAAATTPDRLGTTMGAAEVGRETGDAGGPLLVGALAAGTTVTGGLTGLALLLAAATAAPAWAARRVRTGR, from the coding sequence GTGCCGGTGGGCGCCGACGATGCGGAGGTCCGAGGCGCGGTGACCGCCGGCCCGGACCCGAGCCTGCCGCCGGCCACCCGGCGACGGCAGGTACGGCCGCTGTACGCGGCCGGGTTCGTCACCGCGTTCGGCGCACACAGCGTGGCCGCGAACCTCGGCGGGTACACCCATGCCGGGCACGCGTCGCTGCTGACCCTCGGCGTCCTGCTGGCCGTGTACGACGGTGCCGAGGTGGTGCTGAAGCCGGTGTTCGGTGCCCTCACCGACCGGATCGGCCCGCTGCCGGTGCTGCTCGCCGGGCTGGCCGGGTTCTGGCTCGCCTGCATCGCCGTCGCCGCCACTGGCGCCCCCGCACTGGTCGGCGTCGCCCGCTTGGGGCAGGGCGCGTCCGTGGCGGCGTTCTCACCGGCGGCCGGCACCCTGCTGGCCCGGCTGCGGCCGGCTGGGTCTCGCGGCCGGACGTTCGGCGGGTACGGCGCGGCGAAGGGCCTCGGCTACACGCTCGGCCCGCTGCTCGGCGGGCTGCTCGTCTGGCTCGGCGGGTACCGGATCCTGTTCGCGGCGCTCGGGCTGCTGGCCGCCGCGGTCTGCCTGTGGGCTGCGCTCACGGTGCGCGCGGTACCGCCACTGCCCCGGCACCGTGCCACCCTCGCCGACGCGGTGCGCGCCTTCGCCCGGCCCGGATTCCTGGTACCCACCGTCACACTGGCCGCCGCGACCGCCGCCCTGTCCACCGGCGTCGGGTTCCTACCGGTCCGCGGCGCCGCGCTCGGCCCGCTGGTCACCGGCGGGATGGTCGCCCTGCTGTCAGCCACCGCCACCGTGGTCCAGCCGTACGCCGGGCGACTGCACGACGCGGGCCGGCTGCCTGCCGCGGCCGGGATGGCGCTCGGTGTCGGACTCGCCGCGGCCGGGTACGTCGGTGCCGGCTGGCTGCCGCCGGTCGCCGGGCTGCCGGTGGCGGCTCTCCTGATCGGCCTGGGTACCGGTCTCGCCACCACGCTCGGCTTCACTGCGCTCGCCGCCGCGACGACACCCGACCGACTCGGTACCACGATGGGTGCCGCCGAGGTCGGCCGGGAGACCGGCGACGCCGGCGGGCCGCTGCTGGTCGGCGCGCTCGCCGCCGGTACCACCGTCACCGGCGGGCTGACCGGGCTGGCGTTGCTGCTCGCGGCGGCCACCGCGGCACCCGCGTGGGCCGCTCGTCGAGTACGCACCGGCCGGTAG
- a CDS encoding dienelactone hydrolase family protein, which yields MAAAPRPAADAGDIRVSIPAGPVTLPGLLAVPGGAGGIVVFAHGSGSSRLSPRNQYVARLLNRAGFATLLFDLLTPDESIDRRNVFDIDLLARRLAAAIGWIRHQPAVAGRPVGLFGASTGAAAALAAAADPALDVGAVVSRGGRPDLADRWLPAIGTPTLLIVGGADPVVLTLNREALDRLAGPKHLAVVPGATHLFEEPGTLDQAAALATSWFAEHLAAARAGHAGVADRGARGRR from the coding sequence CTGGCTGCCGCGCCGCGTCCGGCCGCGGATGCCGGCGACATCCGGGTGTCGATCCCGGCCGGACCGGTGACGCTGCCCGGACTGCTCGCCGTGCCCGGAGGGGCCGGCGGGATCGTCGTCTTCGCACACGGCAGCGGCAGCAGCCGGCTCAGCCCGCGCAACCAGTACGTGGCACGCCTGTTGAATCGGGCCGGGTTCGCGACACTGCTGTTCGACCTGCTCACACCGGACGAGAGCATCGACCGGCGCAACGTGTTCGACATCGACCTGCTGGCCCGCCGGCTGGCCGCCGCGATCGGCTGGATCCGCCACCAGCCCGCCGTCGCCGGGCGACCGGTGGGCCTGTTCGGTGCCAGTACCGGAGCCGCCGCCGCGCTGGCCGCCGCGGCCGACCCGGCGCTCGACGTCGGCGCCGTCGTGTCCCGGGGCGGCCGGCCGGATCTCGCCGATCGGTGGCTGCCGGCCATCGGCACACCGACCCTGCTGATCGTCGGTGGCGCGGACCCCGTCGTCCTGACGCTCAACCGGGAGGCCCTCGATCGGCTGGCCGGGCCGAAGCACCTCGCCGTGGTGCCGGGCGCGACCCACCTGTTCGAGGAGCCCGGCACGCTCGACCAGGCGGCCGCCCTCGCCACCAGCTGGTTCGCCGAACACCTCGCGGCGGCGCGCGCCGGCCACGCCGGCGTTGCCGACCGCGGGGCCCGAGGACGCCGCTGA